Proteins encoded by one window of Salicibibacter halophilus:
- a CDS encoding YhfX family PLP-dependent enzyme, with amino-acid sequence MFLEVTKRRNPSLIKTGAQFHQDGLILPNTYMIDMDVVGENARSLSNRAKAHDIELFFMTKQLGRLPRLARWIADNGIEQAVAVEWEEAKILHDAGVGIGNVGHLVQPGKCQWKETLQMQPSLITVFSLERARQVSSAAKKLGVVQPVLLRVIDGGDDLYPGQEGGFCLGELASILPQLVSLPGVCVEGVTSFPSLRMNAGDTGFEFSPNVRTLLEAKKQMEAHGIEVRHVNAPGATSCHTIPMLKEAGATQGEPGHALTGTTPLHAVQDLEERPGMIYVTEVSHEDQKHAYVIGGGFYTRGNMTGALVGNEPQKLMGQKLTAKRQDPNYIDYYGALYKDGDVHVGDTAIYAFRTQIFVTRAHVALVRGIQEGKPELVHLQRRW; translated from the coding sequence ATGTTTTTGGAGGTCACGAAAAGAAGAAATCCTTCCCTCATAAAAACCGGTGCGCAATTCCATCAGGATGGGTTGATTCTTCCGAATACGTATATGATCGATATGGATGTGGTAGGGGAAAATGCGCGTTCTCTATCCAACCGCGCGAAAGCACACGATATCGAACTTTTTTTCATGACAAAACAATTGGGCCGCCTTCCCCGTTTGGCACGATGGATTGCTGATAATGGAATTGAACAAGCGGTAGCGGTGGAATGGGAGGAAGCAAAAATCCTGCATGATGCGGGGGTGGGCATAGGAAACGTTGGGCATCTCGTGCAACCCGGGAAGTGTCAGTGGAAAGAAACGTTGCAGATGCAACCGTCATTGATCACTGTTTTTTCCCTGGAACGTGCCAGGCAAGTTTCTTCCGCTGCGAAAAAGTTGGGGGTTGTGCAGCCCGTATTGCTGCGGGTGATCGATGGTGGTGACGATCTATATCCCGGACAGGAGGGGGGCTTTTGCTTGGGGGAGCTAGCGTCCATACTTCCTCAACTTGTTTCTTTACCGGGTGTTTGCGTGGAGGGCGTGACATCTTTTCCTTCCCTGCGAATGAATGCTGGGGATACAGGGTTCGAGTTTAGCCCAAACGTGCGAACATTATTGGAAGCGAAAAAGCAGATGGAAGCCCACGGCATAGAGGTTAGACACGTCAACGCGCCAGGTGCGACCAGCTGCCACACGATCCCGATGTTGAAAGAAGCAGGGGCGACGCAAGGGGAGCCCGGGCACGCTCTCACCGGAACGACTCCCCTGCACGCGGTGCAGGATTTGGAGGAACGGCCGGGGATGATTTATGTGACGGAGGTTTCTCATGAGGATCAGAAACACGCTTATGTTATCGGCGGAGGGTTTTATACAAGGGGAAATATGACCGGAGCTTTAGTCGGGAATGAGCCTCAAAAACTGATGGGGCAAAAGTTGACTGCGAAGCGTCAGGATCCCAATTATATCGATTATTATGGTGCTTTGTACAAAGATGGAGACGTCCATGTTGGGGATACAGCGATCTATGCGTTTCGAACACAAATCTTTGTGACACGTGCCCATGTTGCTTTAGTTCGCGGCATTCAGGAAGGAAAACCGGAACTCGTTCATCTCCAGAGGAGGTGGTAA
- a CDS encoding phosphopentomutase, protein MGKIILLVLDGFGVGAMEDCRDYEPADCNANTFRHIREQWAEFNLPTLEKLGLLKIVSGTGTATAAFGRFELAHYGADTYMGHQEIAGTIPKRPQKRLMKDIHKHLATALQAEGYKFEYPWEGCPLLVVEGAVVIGDNLESSYGNIINLTADFNRMPFEKVKEVARVVRENVDTSRVIAFGGPYTSMDHILSVVKENNPGQWGVDTPRARVYGKGYEVFHIGHGVQIERQFPMIAARHGIPVHRIGKTADVLHGKGEAYPIVNTAEVLKKLNEVYTQETRDAALLVNVQETDLAGHAEDVEWYARLLQEVDTWLADFIPKLEREDVLLITADHGNDPTIGHSKHTREYTPLLVTGPKVKAVDIGTRQTMADIGATFCSYFGLPSTESGRSFLRKLY, encoded by the coding sequence ATGGGGAAAATAATATTGCTCGTTCTTGACGGTTTTGGGGTAGGGGCAATGGAAGATTGCCGGGACTATGAACCGGCGGATTGCAATGCCAATACCTTTCGTCATATTCGAGAACAATGGGCTGAGTTTAATCTCCCAACGTTGGAAAAATTAGGGCTGTTGAAAATTGTAAGCGGAACGGGAACTGCCACTGCAGCATTTGGCCGTTTCGAACTCGCCCATTATGGCGCAGATACGTATATGGGGCACCAGGAAATAGCGGGAACGATCCCGAAGCGTCCGCAAAAAAGATTAATGAAAGATATTCATAAACACCTGGCTACAGCGTTGCAGGCAGAGGGTTATAAATTCGAGTATCCATGGGAAGGGTGCCCGCTGCTTGTAGTGGAGGGAGCAGTGGTTATCGGAGACAACCTGGAGTCCTCTTATGGCAATATCATTAATCTGACAGCTGATTTTAACCGTATGCCTTTTGAAAAAGTGAAAGAAGTGGCCCGAGTGGTTCGGGAAAATGTCGATACAAGCCGTGTCATTGCTTTTGGAGGTCCGTATACGTCTATGGATCATATCCTATCCGTTGTAAAAGAGAACAACCCCGGACAGTGGGGCGTGGATACCCCGCGTGCCCGGGTTTACGGCAAAGGCTATGAAGTCTTTCATATCGGTCATGGCGTCCAAATCGAGCGACAATTCCCGATGATCGCAGCGCGGCATGGCATCCCCGTGCACAGAATAGGTAAAACAGCAGATGTCTTGCACGGAAAGGGGGAGGCATACCCGATCGTCAATACCGCGGAAGTGTTGAAGAAGTTGAATGAAGTGTACACGCAGGAGACAAGAGATGCCGCCCTTTTGGTGAATGTTCAGGAAACTGATTTGGCCGGCCACGCCGAAGATGTGGAGTGGTACGCACGTTTGCTGCAAGAAGTCGACACTTGGTTGGCTGACTTCATCCCGAAGCTTGAAAGAGAAGATGTATTGTTAATCACTGCCGATCACGGCAATGACCCCACGATCGGCCATTCTAAGCATACGAGGGAATATACGCCATTGCTTGTGACGGGACCCAAAGTAAAAGCGGTTGACATTGGAACGCGTCAAACGATGGCCGATATCGGCGCTACGTTTTGTTCGTATTTCGGACTTCCCTCGACTGAATCGGGGAGAAGCTTTTTGCGGAAGCTCTATTAA
- a CDS encoding phosphotriesterase family protein, which produces MIQTVTEKIQPSQLGICAAHEHLTIDLSRIKKDSDTILDDEAGMRSELDAFFAAGGRAMVEVTNDGMGRNAPLLARLSRESDVKVIASTGFYKDPYLPVFAQNWEAEQFAGHIIQEVRNGIADSGIYPGVIGEIGSSHHELKPIEKELLKGAGLAGIQTGLPVTTHTTLGTLGLEQVEIFSKMGLAMDQLVIGHQDLNPNREEVLEIVKAGAFVGFDTIGKTNYRSDEERLDLLLYLWEKGHGPQILLSADLTRKSHWKKHGGPGYGFVLTSFVPRLKEAGLTDTNIEQLLIRNPATAFCIKEDRP; this is translated from the coding sequence ATGATTCAAACTGTGACAGAAAAGATTCAGCCTTCTCAACTGGGTATCTGTGCCGCCCATGAACATTTAACCATTGATTTATCACGAATAAAAAAAGACTCCGATACGATTTTAGATGATGAAGCAGGGATGCGCTCAGAACTCGACGCATTTTTCGCAGCAGGCGGTCGCGCGATGGTGGAAGTGACCAATGATGGGATGGGGCGTAATGCCCCTTTGCTTGCTCGATTAAGCCGCGAGTCCGACGTGAAGGTCATCGCCAGCACCGGTTTTTATAAGGATCCTTACTTACCGGTGTTTGCCCAAAACTGGGAGGCTGAACAATTTGCCGGCCACATTATTCAGGAAGTGAGAAATGGAATTGCTGACTCGGGAATTTATCCAGGTGTTATTGGAGAAATTGGGAGCAGCCATCATGAGCTGAAACCGATCGAGAAAGAACTGCTGAAAGGAGCGGGATTGGCCGGCATTCAAACCGGCCTGCCTGTGACCACTCACACGACACTTGGCACCCTTGGCTTAGAACAAGTGGAAATTTTTTCGAAGATGGGTTTGGCAATGGATCAATTGGTGATCGGGCATCAAGACCTTAACCCCAATCGCGAAGAAGTGTTGGAAATTGTCAAAGCCGGGGCTTTCGTAGGGTTTGATACGATTGGCAAAACAAATTACCGATCGGATGAGGAGCGATTGGATTTATTGCTTTATTTATGGGAAAAGGGGCACGGGCCACAAATTTTATTGTCGGCAGATTTAACGCGCAAATCCCATTGGAAAAAACACGGAGGACCCGGATACGGTTTTGTGTTGACATCATTCGTTCCACGTCTTAAAGAGGCAGGACTCACAGATACGAATATTGAGCAATTGTTGATCAGGAACCCTGCTACAGCTTTTTGTATCAAGGAGGATCGACCATGA
- a CDS encoding condensation domain-containing protein → MDQWYKIDNAGKIFHAVSNPANSSVFRIAMMMKSPVEADKLQSALDDVMKRLPMFAVKLGKGIFWDFLVENDKKLFVQKEHRFPCAPIDPIETNGFLFRVIYYEKRIAVEFFHSVTDGTGALEFLKALVYHYLLEQQAQIENDGSILDIEDQPSTYELDDSYFNYKSNHAVKNAREGHAFQIKGTPTEETTVVHGVMKSNDIRTAARAYGVSITAYITSVLIVAIYYEKLLYRSRKEEIKIAIPVNLRKMFPSKSLRNFFAVVNVGIHVEEHTTLEDIMADISKQLQTKAEKEALQLGLNHHVKLQTMLAARFVPNFFKYYALRYGYKSYGERTKTMTLTNLGDVHLPEEMMPHIAHMEMVMYPTKKSPINGGICSINDQFVLSFARTIEEAAIIRSFFQELTKTAGIDIEVYANDGG, encoded by the coding sequence ATGGACCAATGGTACAAAATCGACAATGCGGGAAAGATTTTTCACGCGGTATCGAACCCCGCGAACTCTTCTGTGTTTAGAATTGCGATGATGATGAAATCACCGGTGGAAGCGGACAAGCTACAAAGCGCGCTGGATGACGTGATGAAGCGTCTCCCGATGTTCGCCGTGAAGCTTGGGAAGGGGATTTTCTGGGACTTTCTCGTAGAGAATGACAAGAAGCTGTTCGTGCAAAAAGAACATCGTTTTCCTTGTGCACCGATTGATCCGATTGAAACGAACGGTTTTTTATTCCGTGTGATTTATTACGAAAAACGAATTGCAGTGGAGTTTTTTCATTCGGTTACGGACGGCACTGGAGCACTTGAGTTTCTCAAGGCGCTTGTTTATCACTATTTGCTCGAGCAACAAGCTCAGATTGAAAATGACGGTTCGATTCTTGATATTGAGGATCAACCGAGCACTTATGAATTGGACGACAGCTATTTTAATTATAAATCCAATCACGCGGTTAAAAACGCTCGCGAAGGGCACGCGTTTCAAATCAAAGGGACACCGACCGAAGAGACGACTGTTGTTCATGGGGTAATGAAATCAAACGATATTCGAACAGCCGCGAGAGCCTATGGCGTATCGATTACCGCTTACATTACTTCGGTATTGATTGTTGCTATTTATTATGAAAAATTGCTATATCGATCACGAAAAGAAGAAATTAAAATCGCGATCCCTGTTAATTTGCGGAAAATGTTTCCGTCCAAATCACTTCGAAATTTTTTTGCTGTCGTGAACGTAGGAATCCATGTCGAGGAGCATACAACCCTCGAAGATATCATGGCAGATATTTCGAAACAGTTGCAAACAAAGGCAGAGAAAGAAGCGTTGCAACTCGGATTAAATCATCATGTTAAACTACAAACCATGCTGGCTGCTCGTTTTGTGCCGAATTTTTTTAAATACTACGCGCTTCGCTATGGGTATAAAAGCTATGGGGAACGCACGAAAACAATGACACTCACCAATTTAGGCGATGTTCATCTGCCGGAAGAGATGATGCCTCATATTGCCCATATGGAGATGGTCATGTACCCAACGAAAAAAAGTCCGATAAACGGCGGCATTTGTTCCATCAATGATCAATTTGTGCTTTCGTTTGCAAGAACGATCGAAGAAGCAGCCATTATTCGTTCCTTTTTTCAGGAGCTTACAAAGACAGCAGGCATTGATATTGAAGTGTATGCCAATGATGGAGGGTGA
- the yhfZ gene encoding GntR family transcriptional regulator YhfZ, protein MSGSWTKLYSKNGLAAKQIAGKLVYLEVGQRIPRVTDMVHEFSLGRGTVQGALKLLEEMKAVKLEPRGHLGTFIAQMDAQKVLEIAGIGPLVGVMPLPYSRKYEGLATGLVEGFEYRDIRVNLAYMRGAAQRIDALKSGRYDFALLSRMAAERAVEESQGLEIALIFGESTYVSGHDIFFHDPEARKIESGMRVGIDYTSPDQFLLTEYECAGLDVRFTDVNYMQLFDMLKNGELDAAIWNKDEGRIMTQLNHTAFCSSQAIAFSQKVNEAALVVEKDHRETKHRIKQLDLGYVRDVQHKVEEGTVYPRY, encoded by the coding sequence ATGAGCGGAAGTTGGACGAAGCTATATTCCAAGAATGGGTTAGCAGCGAAACAGATTGCTGGTAAGTTAGTGTACTTGGAAGTTGGACAGCGAATTCCGAGGGTGACGGATATGGTTCACGAGTTTTCCTTGGGGAGGGGGACGGTTCAGGGAGCGCTGAAATTATTGGAAGAAATGAAAGCGGTTAAATTGGAGCCCAGGGGCCATCTCGGTACGTTCATTGCACAAATGGATGCACAAAAGGTATTGGAAATTGCAGGCATTGGTCCACTCGTCGGCGTGATGCCGCTGCCGTATTCGAGAAAATATGAAGGATTGGCCACGGGACTGGTGGAAGGGTTCGAATATCGCGATATTCGTGTTAATTTAGCTTATATGCGAGGGGCAGCGCAAAGAATCGACGCTTTAAAATCAGGCCGGTATGATTTTGCATTGCTATCAAGAATGGCGGCTGAAAGGGCAGTAGAAGAGAGTCAGGGATTGGAAATTGCTTTAATTTTCGGGGAATCCACGTATGTTTCCGGGCATGATATTTTTTTTCATGATCCTGAAGCCCGCAAAATAGAATCGGGAATGAGAGTCGGGATTGACTATACGTCACCGGATCAATTTTTATTGACGGAATACGAATGTGCAGGTTTGGATGTGAGGTTTACGGACGTCAACTATATGCAATTGTTTGATATGTTAAAAAATGGAGAGTTGGACGCGGCGATCTGGAATAAAGACGAGGGGCGTATAATGACGCAACTGAATCACACAGCGTTTTGCTCCTCACAAGCGATCGCATTTTCTCAAAAGGTAAACGAGGCTGCGTTAGTCGTAGAAAAAGACCATCGCGAAACAAAACATCGCATCAAGCAGTTGGATCTGGGATATGTCAGGGATGTTCAACATAAAGTGGAAGAAGGGACAGTGTATCCGCGTTATTAA
- a CDS encoding PRD domain-containing protein, protein MVQVQERLKILLEANVITKEASKIAAEAADRLGAQAPQAPLDMLITHLATALTRLERGEELEAPPESMFKEVQQSVYLQNAMEEIRWVENRLGSILPEKEQKFLQLHYVSNFQQMGGRSL, encoded by the coding sequence ATGGTACAAGTGCAAGAACGTTTAAAGATTCTTTTGGAAGCGAATGTGATTACAAAGGAAGCATCGAAAATTGCCGCTGAGGCAGCGGATAGGCTTGGAGCCCAAGCTCCGCAAGCGCCACTCGATATGCTAATCACGCATCTCGCTACTGCTTTAACCCGGTTGGAGCGAGGAGAAGAATTGGAAGCTCCTCCGGAATCAATGTTCAAGGAAGTACAACAGTCTGTGTACTTGCAAAATGCGATGGAAGAAATTCGTTGGGTGGAAAATCGACTCGGGAGTATACTGCCGGAAAAAGAGCAAAAGTTTCTGCAACTCCACTATGTTTCAAATTTTCAGCAAATGGGAGGCAGATCATTATGA
- a CDS encoding YhfT family protein — MIIIVLVGAFGAVLANRNIAVFNDGLRPIVSEHIEGNMSRRDLALTSFAMSFGLVIGFGIPFTLATSIILVHAVFLGTDIVGLTTPKNRWGTPVAAVVGGTYGAGIWVGLEWFVQMFEYLPVNFLEPLEQVGDPVVVAFMVFPALAIALQFSVKKGILAFAVAAIVRQIAVWLNENEIITLGETAVELNQEGMALIVGMAFLLIFAMREKPEDGGASIDLASVFSEKVQRIRKHVVYFMIIGGLISAATNLWMMAGDPISLNILAEGNDTDAGIAAAARALGFIPLVASTAIATGVYSPVGFTLVFVVGLFAPNFWIAAIIGALVIMGEVFLLNGIARFMDKYPGVRNSGENIRSAMTKILEVALLIGGANAANAIIPGFGFFFIAGVYLLNEAAGRPIVGMAIGPIGAIAIGIIANILAVIGLL, encoded by the coding sequence ATGATCATTATTGTTTTGGTCGGGGCTTTTGGGGCGGTATTGGCGAATCGAAATATCGCGGTCTTTAATGATGGGTTGCGGCCGATTGTTTCCGAGCACATTGAAGGGAATATGAGTCGCAGGGATTTAGCGTTAACCTCGTTTGCCATGAGTTTTGGCCTCGTCATCGGTTTTGGCATTCCGTTTACACTTGCGACCAGCATTATTTTAGTGCATGCCGTTTTCCTCGGGACGGACATCGTTGGTTTAACAACGCCTAAAAATCGTTGGGGCACTCCAGTGGCTGCCGTCGTCGGCGGAACATATGGTGCCGGAATATGGGTCGGACTTGAATGGTTTGTGCAAATGTTTGAATACTTGCCGGTAAATTTTCTTGAACCTTTGGAGCAAGTCGGTGACCCGGTCGTTGTTGCCTTTATGGTGTTCCCGGCGCTCGCTATTGCTTTGCAATTTAGCGTTAAAAAGGGGATTCTTGCCTTTGCCGTCGCGGCTATAGTTCGACAAATTGCTGTTTGGTTGAATGAAAATGAAATCATTACTTTAGGTGAAACCGCTGTTGAACTGAATCAGGAAGGGATGGCCCTCATTGTGGGGATGGCTTTCCTTCTGATTTTTGCCATGCGTGAGAAGCCTGAAGACGGTGGTGCAAGCATTGATCTCGCCAGTGTGTTCAGTGAAAAGGTACAAAGAATTCGCAAACATGTTGTTTATTTTATGATCATCGGTGGTTTGATTTCCGCCGCCACCAACTTGTGGATGATGGCCGGTGATCCGATTTCCTTAAATATATTGGCAGAGGGAAATGACACAGATGCAGGCATCGCGGCTGCCGCACGTGCGTTAGGGTTCATTCCGCTCGTTGCCAGCACCGCGATTGCTACCGGTGTTTACAGTCCGGTTGGTTTTACCCTCGTCTTTGTTGTCGGGTTGTTTGCGCCGAACTTCTGGATTGCCGCTATTATCGGGGCGCTCGTCATTATGGGAGAGGTTTTCCTTCTGAATGGGATTGCCCGCTTTATGGATAAATATCCGGGCGTCCGTAATTCGGGAGAAAATATTCGCAGTGCGATGACGAAAATATTGGAAGTCGCTCTTTTAATCGGTGGAGCCAATGCTGCTAACGCGATTATCCCCGGTTTCGGTTTCTTCTTTATAGCAGGTGTCTACTTACTAAATGAAGCAGCGGGAAGGCCGATCGTCGGCATGGCTATCGGTCCAATCGGAGCGATTGCCATCGGGATTATTGCGAATATCTTGGCGGTCATAGGGCTACTTTAA
- a CDS encoding MetQ/NlpA family ABC transporter substrate-binding protein — MNKKITPLTVLASSLFVLAACGGEEDAEGEDSQAITIGATAGPYSDMVSVAIQPGLEEKGYDVEIQEFSDYVYPNQALAEEEIEANLFQHSIYLEDFKEENDLELSGLITVPTAPMGIYSEDYESLDDIEEGAEMAIPNDPTNAARAFLMLEDADLIEFEDGIDELTASAHDITNNPLDLDFVELEAAQLPRQVGSSELTAVPGNFALGADMDLLTALELEDMPDQYRNVVAVRSEDEDSQLANDIEEIIESEEFEAVIDEEFEGFGKPEWME; from the coding sequence ATGAATAAAAAAATCACCCCATTAACCGTTCTCGCCAGCAGTTTGTTCGTACTAGCTGCATGTGGAGGAGAAGAAGACGCAGAAGGAGAAGATTCGCAAGCCATTACGATCGGCGCTACTGCCGGTCCTTATAGCGATATGGTGAGTGTTGCCATCCAGCCTGGACTGGAGGAAAAAGGATATGATGTTGAAATTCAGGAATTCTCCGATTACGTGTACCCGAACCAGGCGCTTGCCGAGGAAGAGATTGAAGCGAACTTGTTTCAACACAGCATCTATCTGGAAGATTTTAAAGAGGAAAATGACCTTGAGTTGAGTGGACTCATTACGGTGCCAACGGCGCCAATGGGGATTTACTCTGAAGATTATGAGTCATTGGATGATATCGAGGAAGGAGCGGAGATGGCGATCCCGAATGATCCGACCAATGCCGCGCGCGCCTTTTTGATGCTCGAAGACGCTGATCTGATTGAATTTGAAGATGGAATCGATGAATTAACCGCGTCCGCGCATGACATTACGAACAATCCGCTTGACCTCGACTTTGTTGAACTGGAAGCGGCTCAGCTGCCACGGCAAGTCGGCAGTTCAGAACTCACTGCAGTGCCAGGAAACTTCGCGCTCGGTGCCGATATGGATCTACTCACCGCATTAGAACTTGAGGACATGCCTGATCAGTACCGTAACGTCGTTGCCGTTCGTTCGGAAGACGAAGATAGCCAACTGGCTAATGATATCGAGGAAATCATCGAATCAGAAGAATTCGAAGCGGTGATTGATGAAGAGTTTGAAGGGTTTGGCAAGCCGGAGTGGATGGAATGA
- a CDS encoding aminotransferase class V-fold PLP-dependent enzyme codes for MTSPVLPTLTIEEAKRMQFRIVHAISRHFSGHDIFHLGDVGVHPEGMRPQTTAQVEKVMADVFETEDAGLVRGSGTGAIRVLLSALAEPGETIYIHDAPVYTTTAETLRMLGLHTAVVDYNDLGAVRKAVRKNRGKVFYIQHARQQPEDRYDLQGLIETVKNEVPELPVVTDDNYCVLKVPAIGVELGADYSTFSGFKVLGPEGVGVIAGKHEAVDIVRGRNYSGGGQVQGPEATDFMRMMTFAPVSLAVQNEQVDILCERLNEGEVPGIHKAYVTNSQSKNVIVELEEPIAAQVIEKSAKHGAAVYPVGAESRYEILPMIYRVSGSFSKAHPALKEYGLRINPMKSDANHVIRILGNILSEG; via the coding sequence ATGACATCGCCGGTATTGCCGACCCTGACTATTGAGGAAGCGAAACGCATGCAATTTCGGATCGTGCATGCCATTAGCCGTCATTTTTCCGGGCATGATATTTTTCACCTCGGAGATGTCGGCGTGCATCCCGAAGGGATGAGGCCCCAAACAACTGCCCAAGTGGAAAAAGTGATGGCCGATGTCTTCGAAACAGAGGATGCCGGGCTCGTGAGGGGTTCAGGCACAGGAGCGATTCGAGTGTTGTTAAGCGCTTTGGCAGAACCGGGGGAGACGATTTATATCCACGATGCCCCTGTATATACGACAACCGCGGAAACGTTGCGGATGCTTGGTTTACACACAGCCGTTGTCGACTATAACGATTTAGGGGCTGTACGGAAAGCGGTTCGGAAAAATAGAGGGAAGGTCTTTTACATCCAGCATGCCCGCCAGCAGCCCGAAGACAGGTATGATTTACAAGGTTTAATCGAAACGGTGAAAAACGAGGTCCCTGAATTACCTGTGGTCACCGATGACAATTATTGTGTGTTAAAAGTACCCGCGATCGGCGTTGAGCTGGGTGCGGATTACTCGACATTTTCCGGTTTTAAAGTGCTGGGGCCGGAAGGGGTCGGTGTGATAGCAGGAAAGCATGAGGCGGTAGACATCGTTCGCGGACGCAATTATTCCGGAGGCGGCCAGGTGCAAGGGCCGGAGGCTACCGATTTTATGCGGATGATGACGTTTGCCCCTGTTTCGCTGGCCGTTCAAAACGAGCAAGTAGACATTTTGTGCGAGCGTTTAAATGAGGGAGAAGTACCTGGCATTCACAAAGCCTATGTCACTAACTCGCAGTCGAAAAACGTGATCGTTGAGTTGGAGGAGCCGATCGCGGCACAAGTGATCGAAAAAAGCGCCAAGCACGGTGCAGCAGTTTACCCGGTGGGGGCCGAGTCCCGCTATGAAATTTTGCCAATGATCTATCGCGTTTCCGGAAGCTTTTCAAAAGCCCATCCTGCCTTGAAAGAATACGGCTTGCGCATTAACCCAATGAAGTCTGACGCAAACCATGTCATTCGTATTCTCGGTAATATTTTAAGTGAAGGTTAG
- a CDS encoding DUF6320 domain-containing protein, whose amino-acid sequence MNCSVWTAHQHCPLCKRQLTEEKASLNTYPNYHSDAKRRNLKQRVFLFIAILIMSTSLLINLLTTPNQLWTFYIVGPVLYALLSINHTILSKAHIGSKIIFQVLALSAMLVVINVTAGGERWSVHYVIPFLVIVATLMVTIIILRKPMKWKEYLGYMMTMIILGFMPVLLFVSTLSYVLWPGAITALYALLTFTGMILFANKTMKNEIVRRFHF is encoded by the coding sequence TTGAACTGCAGCGTGTGGACCGCCCACCAGCATTGTCCACTATGTAAACGCCAGCTAACGGAAGAAAAAGCCTCATTGAATACGTATCCGAACTATCACTCGGATGCCAAGCGGCGAAACCTAAAGCAGCGAGTGTTTTTGTTTATTGCGATATTAATCATGAGTACAAGTTTGCTCATTAATTTGCTCACCACCCCGAACCAACTTTGGACATTTTACATCGTAGGGCCTGTTTTATACGCGCTTTTATCTATTAACCACACGATCCTCTCAAAAGCGCACATTGGATCAAAAATCATTTTTCAAGTCCTCGCCCTTTCGGCCATGCTCGTCGTGATCAACGTTACGGCAGGGGGAGAACGGTGGTCCGTGCATTATGTGATCCCTTTCCTCGTAATCGTCGCGACATTGATGGTTACGATCATCATATTGCGAAAACCAATGAAATGGAAAGAGTACCTCGGATATATGATGACGATGATCATCCTCGGTTTTATGCCTGTCCTCTTGTTTGTCAGCACTTTATCCTACGTCTTATGGCCAGGTGCAATAACCGCGCTGTACGCACTGTTAACATTCACCGGCATGATATTGTTCGCCAATAAAACAATGAAAAACGAAATTGTACGTCGGTTTCATTTTTAA
- a CDS encoding DUF2620 family protein produces MKIVIGGQVDKKEVEALVKEHGKEDIATSVKSDVEAAMAIKSGQADIYVGACATGGGGALAMATAILGKDQCETVSMPGRKPDETKIKEAVDQGKKAYGFTADHKREAVPLIMNALMNKG; encoded by the coding sequence ATGAAGATTGTGATTGGCGGACAGGTCGATAAAAAAGAAGTGGAAGCGTTGGTAAAGGAACATGGGAAGGAGGATATTGCAACTTCCGTTAAGTCCGATGTGGAAGCAGCCATGGCCATAAAATCAGGCCAAGCGGATATATATGTTGGCGCATGCGCGACCGGTGGAGGCGGAGCACTTGCGATGGCCACAGCCATTCTTGGAAAAGATCAATGTGAAACGGTGTCGATGCCTGGGCGGAAGCCGGACGAGACCAAGATCAAGGAAGCGGTGGATCAAGGCAAAAAAGCATATGGGTTCACGGCTGACCATAAACGGGAGGCTGTTCCCCTCATTATGAATGCCCTGATGAACAAGGGATGA